The genomic stretch GGGCGCGTCGGAGCGAGCCCGTAGGGCGAGTGCAGACGCGCCCGGTGATGGGCATTCCGCAAGGTGGTGACGTCGCAGTGGGGATGCGGTAAAAAGGTTGGCTTTACCGCCGAAAAGAAACAGGCACGACACCGGTCCAAACCGCCAAGTTCATCCCGATGTCGTGCCCCACTCGTGCCAAGGGCGCGCGTGCCGAGCCAGTATGGCACGGCTCGTCCATCCCGTCGAGGCCGTTTCGGCATGACTGGGGGATCGCCGATGCCGGCCACGGGCCGCCTCTTTGTGTGCGCCCATGGCGGGCGCAGGTCGTTGTTTGCCGCCGCTGCGACCGCGGTCAGATCTACTGCAATGGCGGCTGCTCGCAAGCAGCGCGTCGCGCCAGCCTGCGCGAGGCCGCTCAGCGCTATCAACGCAGCCGCCGCGGCCGCTTGGCGCACGCGGAGCGGATGCGCCGCTACCGCTGTCGCCAAAAGAAAGTGACGCATCAGGGTTCCGCCGCGCAGGCCGCCGATGCTCTACTGCCGCTGACCTTGACGACGCCGGCCAGAGCACCGGCGCCCGCTGGCGCCTCAACACCGGTGCCTGAGCATTGCCACTTCTGCCGTTGCACATATTCGGGCTTTGTCCGCCTCGGACCACTGCGTCGTCGGGTCTTCCGTGATGTTCGTACGACTGACCGCACAGGACACGACCCATGACCATTGGAGTAGAACTTGAAGCCCAGATCCTGCGTTACTACCACGTCGAGAAATGGCGCGCCGGCACCATCGCGCGCCAGTTGCATGTGCACCGCGACACCGTCCAGCGTGTGCTGGCGCAGGCCGGCCTGCCCAGGATTGGCAGCGTGCAGCGGCCGTCGCAGATCGACGCCTACCTGCCATTCATCCATGAGACGTTGAAGAAGTTCCCGTCGCTCACGGCCAGCCGCCTGTATGCGATGGTGACCGAACGCGGCTACCGCGGGAGCCAGCACCACTTCCGGCACATGATCGCGCTGCACCGGCCGCGCCCACAGCCGGAAGCCTATCTGCGTCTGCGTACCTTGCCGGGCGAACAAGGGCAAGTCGATTGGGGTCACTTCGGCCATCTGCAGATCGGCCGCGCACGCCGGCCGCTGATGGCCTTCGTGATGGTGCTGTCATGGTCGCGGCAGATCTATCTGCGCTTCTACCTTGATGCACGCATGGACAGCTTCCTGGCCGGCCATGCCGGTGCCTTCGAAGCCTGGTCCGGCCTTCCCAGGGTCCTGCTCTACGACAACCTGAAGAGTGCCGTGCTGGAACGCCAGGGCGATGCGATCCGTTTCCATCCGACACTGCTCGCGTTCGCGGCGCATCACCGCTACGAGCCCCGGCCGGTTGCCGTCGCCCGTGGCAACGAGAAGGGGCGCGTCGAGCGCGCCATCCGCTATGTACGCGAGAGCTTCTTCGCCGGACGCACCGTGACCGACCTCGATGAGCTCAACGCCCAAGCCGCCCATTGGTGTGCGGGACTTGCGGCCGATCGTCCCTGCCGGGAAGAACCGACGATCAGCGTACGCGAGGCGTTCTCCCGCGAGCAGCCCAGCCTGCTCGCCTTGCCGGAGAATCCCTATCCATGCGAACTGCAACTGGCTGTCAAGGTCGGCAAGACACCGTATGTGCGCTTCGATCTGAATGACTACACGATCCCGCATACGCATGTGCGACGCACGCTCACGGTGCGGGCCAGTCCCCGGCAGGTACGCATCCTCGATGGCACGGAACTGCTCGCCACTCATGAGCGCAGTTACGATCGCGGCGCGCAGATAGAGATTGCCGCGCACATCAATGCCTTGGTCGAACGCAAACGCGAAGCCCGCCACCATCGCGGACTTGACCATCTGGCTCGGGCGGCGCCGGCCAGCCAGGCGCTGCTGCAGCGCGCAGCGGAACGGGGCGGCAATCTGGGCAACATCACCACCCACCTGCTGCGGCTGCTCGACCGCTATGGCGCCGCTGAATTGCAAGCGGCGATCGAGGAAATCCTCGCCAGCGATGCGGCGCCTCACCAGAATCCGGTGCGCCTGGCGCTGGAGCGCCGGCGCGAGGCGCGCCAGGCACCGCCGCCCGTGGGTATCCATCTACCTGAACACGTCCGGCACAAGGACAAGCTGGTGATACCCCACCGCCTCGACATCTACGATCAGCTCACGGGAGATGCCAATGAACACGCCTGAGAACCTGCAAAGCCGTGCGAACGCCTTGCGCCTGCATGGGCTACTGGCACACTGGCCGGAGGTCGCCGACGCCGGCTGGGTGGCGCCGCTGCTGCAATGGGAAGAAGAGGAGCGCTCGCGCCGCTCGCTGGAGCGACGCATCCGGGATGCCCGACTGGGCAACTTCAAGCCCTTGTGCGACTTCGACTGGGCCTGGCCGACGCGCTGCGACCGGGCCGCCGTCGAAGAATTGATGTCGCTGGAGTTCGTCAAGGACTCGGCCAACGTCGTGCTGATCGGCCCGAACGGCGTCGGCAAATCGACCCTGGCGCTGAATCTGGCCTATCAGGCGCTCGTCCAAGGGCACACAGCGCTGTTCACCACCGCCGGCCAGATGCTCGGCGAGCTGGCCGCCCTCGACAGCGATTCGGCCTTGCGTCGACGCCTGCACCGCTATGCCTCGCCGGACGTTCTGGTCATCGACGAGGTCGGCTACCTGTCGTACTCGAACCGACATGCCGATCTGCTGTTCGAGCTCATCAGTCGCCGATATGGCGCCACCAGTACGGTGGTTACAACAAACAGACCATTCGCCGAATGGTCGGAGGTGTTCCCGAACGCCGCCTGCGTCGTCTCGCTGGTTGACCGACTGGTGCATCGTGCCGAAGTCATCGCGATCGAGGGCGAGTCGTATCGCGTCAAGGAAGCGCGTGAGCGGGCCGATCAGCGAGCAAAGAAACGCAGCGTGGCCCGGGCGGAGAAAAAGCCATCATGACGCATCTGCACCTGCCTTCAGGAATCACCAACGGGCTGGACTTCCTGATCCCAGACAACTGGTCCCCAGAACAGGCCCTCGCCGTCGTCGAACTCATCGACGATCTACGCGAGCGAATCTGCGCGCACTACCAGCTCGCACTGCATGACCTGCTGCGTGAGCAGCGCTCGCCCCCCGAGAAAAGCCTCGACGATCCGTTCTAGCCTGCACCATCCAACCCAAACAGCAAGGGGCCGCATGCGGCCCCTTGCTGTTGACCTTCTGACCCAACCATACGCCGCCATTTACTGTCGCTTTTACACCGCCGTCAACACCGCGGAGGCGTCACATGAATCATGATCACGGGACCAGGCATTGAGAGCCAGCGAGGGAAGTGTGCTTCGTTATGCTTACGACCCAGACTCAAGTTGTACGTGCCGGTCACTGGCGGCATCGACTTTCGGTATCCGGTTTTGATCTGAGCGAAGATCACGTCGCCCGTCGGACCAGCGTAACCACCCGTCTTTTCGCTGCGCTTGAGGAAGATAAGAACATCGATGCTGTTGTCATTGTGGGCGGAGACCACTTCGACTCCGCAGCCCCACAGCCCCTCCACAATCCATGTGACCCAACTGACTCCGATTTGACCCGTATGGGTCGTGTCATGGTTCTTTCTCTTCTTCATCGTCCGTGTCCATAGCAACTTGATGATTGCACGGCCGGTGGGCGCCTTGCTCGAGTATCTTGGAGCGATTGCCAAAACCGTCGCCTACCCAGCCTGAATGCACAGCGATCCTAAGGAAGCGTGATGCCAGCCACGGTCGCAGCTGCTTTGACGGCTGTGTATGCATCGGAGGTAGAGCCGAGCGTCTGCATTGTTGTGGCAATTCCACCAAGCAAGGACTTCAGCGAAAGCTTGTTCGGCTTTTGCTTTTCGGTTTCGGCAATGGTGGTCCGGACCAGCTCTTTCGCTTCCTCCCGCTCGTCCTCAGGAAGATTCGCCTTGGTGAGTTCAGCGAGAACTGCCTCAAGGGCGCTCTTCAAGCCGGCGAGTTGGCTCTGATCGGCGGACTGCTGGATGTGTGCCACCGAGTTGTCCCCGGTTTGAACCGCGCCCACGGGCGAATGAAAAATGTAAGTATTGCTTGCGGGTACAGGTGCGGGTGCCGGTCGGGATCGCTTCGTCATCATTTCGTCCTGCCAAGCATCAAATGCAAGTCCCCTGAAAAAGAGCGACACGCCGGAGCCACCTCTCTTATTGTGTTGTATGTACGACTTCTCGCTCAGATCGTCCACGACATCAGAGAACTCTTGCCAATAGGTCTTCAACGACTCGCCAGCTGCCGTCTGAAAGGCTGTCATGACCTCATAGATTTGTAGCGATCGCGACGCCGGACGCGCATTCAACATGTTGAAAAGCAGCTTCCTGAGCTGAGTCCGTATTACATCGCTCGACCGGGTACGCTGCGCCGAATCGCCGCCAGGCTTCTCTTCAACAATCAGGCCCCGTGCTAGATCCATTCTCGCGTTCAGACAATCCCTATTCGCAAGGTCGATCCAGCGACGAGCAACATATAGCTGATGATCAGCCAGTCCAGGGGCTTCATGAGAGTACTGGGGTTGGGCCGTGAAGACCGCTTCTTTCCAAGCAAGAAAGTTCGCCACCCCAGGAAACTTTGAATCCAGTTGCCAAATTGCCGCAGCGAGATCTCCTTGTCCGTCTGCCAATCCCTTGAACCCACTCAAATCACCGATCATAAGCAATCTCCAATTTATTCAATGCGGTCCAGCCGTCGTCAGTGTCCTTTCCGGACATGCTTGCAGTAGGCAATCCGCCCGATCCAGTATTCGGCCAACCTCTGCTTGCCGCCTAGGCCCGCGGAGAGACGCGCTAATTCTATCAACAGGGTCTGGGTAACGACATCAATCGGAGGGCGTTCGCCAATCTCAATATGTGGCTGAGAAAGAGCGCAGTAGGTGCCCTACTCGTCTGCTACGTCCGCTGCCGAGCTCGGCAACAGCGACATAGCATCAAACTGCACGGCCAAGTTCAAGTGCATGCTGGCTGCCTCAGCCCTTTACTCCCAAAGGTCGGGACGGTCCGCCCAGTCCCGTATCATGCAGCGGCGCTACTCGACATACTCCGGCGTAGTCACCTGAATCGATCCTATTGGGCTAGGTACATTCCAAGCAATAGGAGGTGCTATTAAGTCTAACCAGCTACCTGGAGGAGGCTCAGGTTGAGACGACCAAACAGACCACACAGTCGGTCATCAGTCTCATCGGCTTGCAACTAACTGAGTCGCGTGGCTGAGCAGTTGTCGCATAAGTCGTTGATCGGCGACTGCCTCGTGTTGATCGCTGCGACCATTCGAATCTCTGCTTCGAATGACTCAGCTAAGCATGAAGCAGCCGCCCATGTGAAGCTGCTGACCGACTGCCTGATGTTTATGACGTTGCTTCAGCCCCAACTGCGGGCTTAGACCGAAGGCCAACTGAAGCCCTAGCAGAAGCCTGGGACTAATCACCATTTTGAAGTTCGCATCAAATGAGATCAGGCTTCGGTCGAACATTTTGTCAAAATTCGGCGTTAGCAACAAGCCGTTCGCCGGTGATATTCGCTGCCACCGTGTCACACAAGGTCCATAGGCGAATGTGCGAAGCAATCAGGAACTCAGTTGCCTTCGGCAGGGCCGTGGTCGAGCATTTACCATTCCAACGCTGAATCAGTTGCTCGCGGAATAGACCCTGACCGACACGTGATTTGATGACCGCCTCACGGACGGTTTCATCGAGGGTTTCCAAATACCGCTGCAGAGGCGGGTCGTTGCCGGGTTCAAGCTAAGCCGGGTCAAACTTCGGTGCCCCCCTGGGGCAGCGGGAGATTACGGTAGACGCGGTAAGCCTCAGTCATGCCGTCATATGAGTGGACCCACCAGTCATAGCCGGTTACTGCCGTCCGTTGTCCTTGCACTCTAGCCCTTTACGCGTCGCCGAACGACTTGTATCACGACTTCTCACGGATTTTGAGAAGATTCGGCATCAGCGTTCGGCGTGTACGCGGCGCGGTCTCTTCGGTGATTTTCAAAAGCAGCAACCAGGGAGCATCTCGCTTCATAAAAGAAAAACGCCAACCCTCACGGGTTGGCGTTCTACTTTAGGGTGCCCCACCAGAATCAAAACTGATTCATAGTATTGTCCTTCCCCGCCGCCTTCAGTGCCGCTTCCCCGCTGAAGTACTCCTTGTGGTCATCCCCCATGTCTGATCCAGCCATATTCTGGTGCTTCACACAAGCGATGCCCTGACGAATTTCCTTCCGCTGCACACCAGCCACATAACCCAGCATCCCCTGGTCACCAAAGTATTCCTTAGCCAGGTTATCCGTCGACAGCGCAGCAGTGTGATACGTCGGCAGCGTAATCAGGTGATGGAAGATCCCCGCTTCACGCGACGCATCAGCCTGGAACGTACGAATCTTCTCGTCCGCCAGCTTCGCCAGTTCGCTGTCGTCATATTCCACGCTCATCAGCTGCGCGCGGTCATAGGCCGACACGTCCTTGCCCTCGGCCTTCATCGCGTCATAAGCCTGCTGGCGGAAATTCAGGGTCCAGTTGAACGACGGGCTGTTGTTGTACACCAGCTTGGCGTTCGGGATGACCTTGCGGATTTCGTTGACCATGCCGGCGATCTGGGCGATGTGCGGCTTTTCGGTTTCGATCCACAGCAGGTCGGCGCCGTTCTGCAGCGCGGTGACGCAATCCAGCACGCAGCGTGCTTCGCCCGTGCCGGCGCGGAACTGGAACAGGTTGCTGGGCAGGCGCTTCGGGCGCAGCAGTTTGCCGTCGCGCTTGATGATGACGTCGCCATTGCCCAGTTGGTCGGCCGACAGTTCTTCGCAATCCAGGAACGAGTTGTACTGGTCGCCCAGGTCGCCCGGCTGGCGGGTCACGGCGATCTGCTTGGTCAGGCCGGCGCCCAGCGAGTCGGTGCGGGCGACGATGATGCCGTCGTCCACGCCCAGTTCCAGGAAGGCGTAGCGGATGGCGCGGATCTTGGCCAGGAAGTCTTCGTGCGGCACGGTGACCTTGCCGTCCTGGTGGCCGCATTGCTTCTCGTCGGAGACCTGGTTTTCGATCTGGATGCAGCAGGCGCCGGCTTCGATGAATTGCTTGGCCAGCAGGTAGGTCGCTTCGGCGTTGCCGAAACCGGCGTCGATGTCGGCGATGATGGGCACCACGTGGGTGACGTGGTTGTCGATCTTCTGCTGGATCGCGGCCTTTTCGGCGCCGGTGGCGGCGTCGAGTTGGCGGAACAGGCCGCCCAGTTCACGGGCGTCGGCCTGGCGCAGGAAGGTGTACAGCTCGCGGATCAGTGCGCTGACCGCGGTCTTCTCGTGCATCGACTGGTCCGGCAGCGGGCCGAACTCGGAGCGCAGCGCGGCGACCATCCAGCCGGACAGGTACAGGTAGCGGCGTTCGGTGCTGTTGAAGTGCTTCTTGATGGAAATCATCTTCTGCTGGCCGATAAAGCCGTGCCAGCAGCCCAGCGACTGGGTGTATTTGGACGGGTCCGCGTCATAGGCAGCCATGTCGGCGCGCATGATCTTGGCGGTGTACTTGGCGATGTCCAGGCCCGTCTTGAACTTGTTCTGCGCGCGCATGCGGGCAGCGTACTCGGGGTTGATGGCATTCCAGGCGCTGCCCTGGGTTTCTTTCAAAGCAGCCACTGCCTTGATGTCGTCTTGATACTGGGCCATGTCAGTTTCCTAAGATAAGGCGCGTTTGAGAAAAATCGTTTGGCGTGCCGACCGTGGGTCGAAGCAAACAGCGTGAACTCATTGTAGGGGGATCCGGCGCCGTTGCGGCCATGTCTTATATAAGACATAAGACTTTGTTTTTCCTTATTTTTCAATGAGATACGTGTCAATTTTCACGATACGGAACGTTTTTTCGCAGAACGAAAGCGGGCGCGGCGCAGCGCAACATCGAAATCCCACGATGTGAAACGCGCTTTCAGTCAGCGGGCCAAGGCGGGTTCGGCGCATCGCATGCCGCCGGCTTCGTCACTTTTCCGCTAAAGACTCCCGCCGCGTCCGCCGTTAACCCCAACAGTCCCTCATTTCCCAAACAGCACCCAATTCCCCCGCCTTTTCGCGCGAATGGGAATCCCACCCCGCTTCGATAATCCCCGCTGACGAATAGCGGCCTGCCGCTTCGCACGGAGCGTGGATGTCCGAAGAAAGCGATCTCGAGAAAACCGAACCCGCCTCACCCCGGCGCCTGGAAAAGGCGCGCGAGGAGGGGCAGGTGGTGCGCTCGCGCGAGCTGGCCACGTTCGTGATGCTGATTGCCGGCGTGACCGGCCTGTGGACGCTGGGCGGCCACCTGGGCCGCAGCCTGAACCAGGTGATGCAGGGCGCGTTGCGCTTTGAGCGGGCCACGGCGTTCGATCCGGCGCGCATGCTGTCGCGCTTTGCGCTGAT from Cupriavidus nantongensis encodes the following:
- a CDS encoding HNH endonuclease, yielding MTRWQRISPANGLLLTPNFDKMFDRSLISFDANFKMVISPRLLLGLQLAFGLSPQLGLKQRHKHQAVGQQLHMGGCFMLS
- the istA gene encoding IS21 family transposase; amino-acid sequence: MTIGVELEAQILRYYHVEKWRAGTIARQLHVHRDTVQRVLAQAGLPRIGSVQRPSQIDAYLPFIHETLKKFPSLTASRLYAMVTERGYRGSQHHFRHMIALHRPRPQPEAYLRLRTLPGEQGQVDWGHFGHLQIGRARRPLMAFVMVLSWSRQIYLRFYLDARMDSFLAGHAGAFEAWSGLPRVLLYDNLKSAVLERQGDAIRFHPTLLAFAAHHRYEPRPVAVARGNEKGRVERAIRYVRESFFAGRTVTDLDELNAQAAHWCAGLAADRPCREEPTISVREAFSREQPSLLALPENPYPCELQLAVKVGKTPYVRFDLNDYTIPHTHVRRTLTVRASPRQVRILDGTELLATHERSYDRGAQIEIAAHINALVERKREARHHRGLDHLARAAPASQALLQRAAERGGNLGNITTHLLRLLDRYGAAELQAAIEEILASDAAPHQNPVRLALERRREARQAPPPVGIHLPEHVRHKDKLVIPHRLDIYDQLTGDANEHA
- a CDS encoding DUF4365 domain-containing protein: MKKRKNHDTTHTGQIGVSWVTWIVEGLWGCGVEVVSAHNDNSIDVLIFLKRSEKTGGYAGPTGDVIFAQIKTGYRKSMPPVTGTYNLSLGRKHNEAHFPRWLSMPGPVIMIHVTPPRC
- a CDS encoding isocitrate lyase, with the protein product MAQYQDDIKAVAALKETQGSAWNAINPEYAARMRAQNKFKTGLDIAKYTAKIMRADMAAYDADPSKYTQSLGCWHGFIGQQKMISIKKHFNSTERRYLYLSGWMVAALRSEFGPLPDQSMHEKTAVSALIRELYTFLRQADARELGGLFRQLDAATGAEKAAIQQKIDNHVTHVVPIIADIDAGFGNAEATYLLAKQFIEAGACCIQIENQVSDEKQCGHQDGKVTVPHEDFLAKIRAIRYAFLELGVDDGIIVARTDSLGAGLTKQIAVTRQPGDLGDQYNSFLDCEELSADQLGNGDVIIKRDGKLLRPKRLPSNLFQFRAGTGEARCVLDCVTALQNGADLLWIETEKPHIAQIAGMVNEIRKVIPNAKLVYNNSPSFNWTLNFRQQAYDAMKAEGKDVSAYDRAQLMSVEYDDSELAKLADEKIRTFQADASREAGIFHHLITLPTYHTAALSTDNLAKEYFGDQGMLGYVAGVQRKEIRQGIACVKHQNMAGSDMGDDHKEYFSGEAALKAAGKDNTMNQF
- the istB gene encoding IS21-like element helper ATPase IstB; its protein translation is MNTPENLQSRANALRLHGLLAHWPEVADAGWVAPLLQWEEEERSRRSLERRIRDARLGNFKPLCDFDWAWPTRCDRAAVEELMSLEFVKDSANVVLIGPNGVGKSTLALNLAYQALVQGHTALFTTAGQMLGELAALDSDSALRRRLHRYASPDVLVIDEVGYLSYSNRHADLLFELISRRYGATSTVVTTNRPFAEWSEVFPNAACVVSLVDRLVHRAEVIAIEGESYRVKEARERADQRAKKRSVARAEKKPS